From the genome of Armatimonadota bacterium, one region includes:
- a CDS encoding insulinase family protein: MDPTHRSVLPNGIRVLTEAMPQVRTAAIGLWIGAGSRYEAAEVHGVSHFLEHLFFKGTRGRSALAIAQAVDALGGQMNAFTDKEHTCIYVKVLADHLPPIVELMADMLLNSSFDPVAIERERQVITEELKMYEDSPDAMVQDLIAQTIWNGHPLGRPVIGTRRTVSRLKRADFVRYVEERYRPDNVLVAVAGDVEHRAATELIARHLGQWDGRTVTQETLRPSLTPAVTIRSKEIEQVHLCVATRGCSAADEDRYVLAVLDNLLGGGMSSRLFQEIREKRGLVYSIASYPASYREGGLSVVYAAMSPKNGPEVVRLIMEEIAALSDPLDEAELQRAKESLKGSVMLPLESTSGRMNKLAGSELYHSRQIDLDEILGRIDAVDGAAVQRMAAEIFTPDQMAMAAIGPFGVHGTPRAPLERAFDRSVGILATRQ, translated from the coding sequence ATGGATCCGACGCATAGGTCGGTGCTGCCTAACGGCATTCGGGTATTGACCGAGGCCATGCCGCAGGTTCGCACCGCGGCGATTGGCCTGTGGATCGGGGCCGGGTCACGGTACGAGGCCGCTGAGGTCCACGGCGTTTCGCACTTCCTAGAACACCTGTTCTTCAAGGGCACGCGCGGCCGGTCTGCTCTGGCAATCGCCCAGGCGGTGGACGCGCTGGGCGGCCAGATGAACGCCTTCACCGACAAGGAGCACACCTGCATCTATGTGAAGGTGCTGGCGGATCACCTTCCACCGATCGTGGAGTTGATGGCGGACATGCTGCTCAACTCCTCGTTCGATCCCGTCGCCATCGAGCGAGAGCGGCAGGTCATCACGGAAGAGCTCAAGATGTACGAGGATTCGCCGGACGCGATGGTGCAGGACCTGATCGCTCAGACGATCTGGAACGGGCACCCGCTCGGCAGGCCGGTCATCGGGACGCGCAGGACCGTTTCCCGTCTGAAGCGCGCCGACTTCGTTCGGTACGTCGAGGAGCGCTACAGACCCGACAACGTCCTCGTGGCTGTTGCAGGGGACGTTGAACACCGGGCGGCCACGGAGCTCATCGCGCGCCACCTCGGGCAGTGGGACGGCCGAACGGTCACGCAGGAGACTCTCCGTCCCTCGCTGACGCCGGCGGTAACCATCCGATCGAAGGAGATTGAGCAGGTGCATCTCTGCGTCGCCACGCGAGGCTGCTCGGCGGCCGACGAGGACAGGTACGTGCTGGCAGTGCTCGACAACCTGCTTGGTGGAGGGATGAGCAGCCGCCTCTTCCAGGAGATCAGGGAGAAGCGCGGACTCGTGTACAGCATCGCGTCGTATCCGGCCTCGTACCGGGAGGGCGGGCTCTCGGTCGTATACGCGGCCATGAGTCCCAAGAACGGCCCTGAGGTCGTGCGCCTCATCATGGAGGAGATCGCGGCGCTGTCCGATCCTCTTGACGAGGCCGAGCTGCAGCGCGCAAAGGAGTCGCTCAAGGGCAGCGTCATGCTCCCGCTCGAGAGCACCAGCGGCCGGATGAACAAGCTGGCGGGCTCAGAGCTCTACCACAGCCGGCAGATAGACCTGGACGAGATCCTGGGGCGCATAGACGCGGTGGACGGGGCCGCGGTGCAACGCATGGCAGCCGAGATCTTCACGCCCGACCAGATGGCGATGGCCGCCATAGGGCCGTTCGGGGTGCACGGCACCCCGCGCGCGCCGCTGGAACGTGCCTTCGACCGGTCGGTGGGCATCCTGGCAACCCGGCAATAG
- a CDS encoding 4-hydroxy-tetrahydrodipicolinate reductase, giving the protein MDTIRVAVSGAAGRMGRTAIRAIAREPDMVLVGALERDQAIGQDAGEQAGSRHLGVTVTDSVEAIIAAGPDVLVEFAPGRVAADHARAAIEAGIRPVVGSTGIPASDIELLGELAAQSKIGAVIAPNFAIGAVLMIEFARLAAPHLQQVEIIELHHDRKRDAPSGTAEKTARAIASVRAESPATALPAAAPSGEELVTGARGGVVEGVRVHSVRLPGLVAHQEVIFGGPGQVLTIRHDSTSEESFMPGLLLAVRRVPELSGLVYGLEHLLGLR; this is encoded by the coding sequence ATGGATACGATCCGTGTTGCCGTCAGTGGTGCTGCCGGTCGTATGGGCCGGACCGCGATCCGCGCCATCGCTCGCGAGCCGGATATGGTCCTGGTTGGCGCCCTGGAGCGCGACCAGGCAATCGGGCAAGATGCCGGAGAGCAGGCCGGCTCCAGGCACCTGGGTGTCACGGTAACCGACTCCGTGGAAGCCATCATCGCCGCGGGCCCGGACGTGCTGGTGGAGTTCGCACCGGGGCGGGTGGCCGCAGATCACGCCCGCGCAGCAATCGAGGCCGGCATCCGGCCGGTCGTGGGAAGCACCGGGATCCCTGCGAGCGACATCGAGCTCCTGGGCGAACTGGCGGCCCAGAGCAAGATCGGTGCCGTGATCGCTCCCAACTTCGCGATCGGCGCGGTCCTGATGATAGAGTTTGCCCGGCTTGCCGCGCCCCACCTTCAACAGGTGGAAATCATCGAACTACACCACGACCGCAAGCGCGACGCGCCCTCGGGCACCGCGGAGAAGACCGCGCGCGCCATCGCATCGGTCCGGGCCGAATCCCCGGCCACCGCGTTGCCGGCCGCTGCCCCATCCGGGGAGGAACTCGTTACCGGCGCGCGGGGCGGCGTAGTCGAAGGGGTCCGCGTGCACAGCGTACGTCTGCCCGGCCTGGTCGCGCACCAGGAGGTCATCTTCGGTGGCCCTGGCCAGGTCCTCACGATCCGGCACGACTCCACGAGCGAGGAGTCGTTCATGCCCGGGCTGCTGCTGGCGGTCCGCCGCGTGCCCGAGCTGAGCGGCCTGGTCTACGGACTGGAGCACCTGCTAGGATTGCGCTAG
- a CDS encoding aspartate-semialdehyde dehydrogenase: protein MVGGLRVAVIGATGVVGGAMVRILEERGFPTASLRLFATARSAGRTVVFRGRAVPVEETGDGVLESDLVLFAGGDDASRRLAWAVAEAGGVAVDNSSTWRMDPRVPLVVPEVNAGALRGHQGVIANPNCVAAALVMALKPIHDAAGIRRCIVATYQSVSGGGADNMRALLAQSQGLLEATDALETGDADRITAAAGTASPVAFNVRPQWRWESDGETEEENKIVAETRKILATDLLISVTAMRVPVLVGHTLAVHLDLARPLAPDAARAVLRGARGVEVVDDPSADLVPTPLLAAGRDPVYVGRLRADRFDPHGLSLIVCSDNLRKGAALNAVQIAEYMLAAGMLFRRGETARHQGG, encoded by the coding sequence ATGGTCGGCGGACTTCGTGTTGCGGTGATCGGCGCCACCGGCGTTGTGGGCGGCGCGATGGTCCGGATTCTAGAGGAGCGGGGATTCCCCACCGCCTCGCTGCGGCTGTTTGCCACTGCCCGGTCCGCCGGCCGGACCGTGGTCTTTCGCGGCAGGGCGGTCCCGGTCGAGGAGACCGGCGACGGCGTGCTGGAGTCGGATCTAGTGCTGTTTGCCGGAGGCGACGACGCCAGCCGGCGCCTGGCGTGGGCGGTGGCCGAAGCCGGTGGGGTCGCGGTGGACAACTCATCCACGTGGCGAATGGATCCCAGGGTGCCCCTCGTTGTCCCGGAGGTCAACGCCGGCGCGCTGCGCGGGCACCAGGGTGTGATCGCCAACCCGAACTGCGTCGCTGCGGCCCTGGTCATGGCGCTGAAGCCGATACACGATGCCGCAGGAATCCGTCGCTGCATCGTGGCGACCTATCAGTCGGTCTCCGGTGGCGGCGCGGACAACATGCGGGCGCTCCTGGCGCAGAGCCAGGGGTTGCTCGAGGCCACCGATGCTCTGGAGACCGGTGACGCGGATCGCATCACCGCGGCCGCCGGGACTGCGTCGCCCGTGGCCTTCAACGTCCGGCCGCAGTGGAGATGGGAATCGGACGGCGAGACCGAGGAAGAGAACAAGATCGTTGCGGAGACGCGGAAGATACTGGCCACCGACCTCCTGATCAGCGTGACGGCGATGCGCGTGCCCGTGTTGGTGGGACACACGCTCGCGGTTCACCTGGACCTGGCCCGACCTCTTGCTCCCGACGCGGCCCGGGCCGTCCTGAGAGGGGCACGCGGTGTTGAGGTCGTGGACGACCCCTCGGCCGACCTCGTGCCGACACCCCTGCTGGCTGCTGGAAGAGACCCGGTGTATGTTGGCCGCCTGAGGGCCGACCGTTTCGACCCGCACGGGCTGAGCCTGATCGTCTGTTCCGACAATCTGCGCAAGGGCGCCGCCCTCAACGCGGTGCAGATCGCCGAGTACATGCTGGCAGCAGGCATGCTGTTTCGCCGCGGGGAGACAGCGCGGCACCAGGGGGGATGA
- the dapA gene encoding 4-hydroxy-tetrahydrodipicolinate synthase: MTMPFFGHLITAMVTPFDADGRVDYAGAAALTGRLISSGNDGLVVAGTTGESPTLSDDEKIRLFAAVKEAAGDRAKVIAGTGTYDTAHSIHLSKEAHRAGADGLLLVNPYYNRPSQDGLYAHFRAVAESTPLPVMLYNIPGRTGVNCMPETIARLAEIPSIVAVKEAAGSLDQVSEIRVRTPDRFSIYSGDDSLTLPKLAVGAVGVVSVAGNLAGLEIQAMIQSFLAGKVEEALRLHRRLWPLFKVLFITTNPVPVKAALRLAGLDCGRVRLPLVDATPKEEEQIQVVLRALGLMPAQA, from the coding sequence ATGACGATGCCGTTCTTCGGCCACCTGATAACCGCAATGGTAACGCCGTTCGACGCCGACGGCCGGGTTGACTACGCCGGGGCCGCGGCGCTGACCGGCCGCCTGATTTCGAGCGGGAACGACGGCCTGGTGGTTGCCGGCACCACCGGGGAGTCTCCGACGCTCTCCGATGACGAGAAGATCCGGCTCTTCGCCGCGGTGAAGGAAGCGGCCGGCGACCGGGCCAAGGTGATCGCAGGAACCGGAACGTACGACACCGCGCACTCGATCCACCTGTCAAAGGAGGCGCACCGCGCGGGCGCAGACGGCCTGCTCCTGGTGAACCCCTACTACAACCGACCGTCGCAAGACGGGCTCTACGCCCACTTCCGGGCCGTCGCCGAGAGCACGCCGCTGCCGGTGATGCTGTACAACATCCCGGGCCGCACCGGTGTGAACTGCATGCCTGAAACGATAGCCCGTCTCGCCGAGATCCCAAGCATCGTCGCCGTCAAGGAAGCCGCCGGAAGTCTCGACCAAGTGTCGGAGATCCGCGTGAGGACGCCTGATCGGTTCAGCATCTACAGTGGCGACGACAGCCTGACTCTACCTAAACTGGCGGTTGGGGCAGTGGGGGTTGTGAGCGTCGCCGGGAACCTGGCCGGCCTTGAGATCCAGGCGATGATTCAGTCCTTCCTCGCCGGCAAGGTCGAAGAGGCGTTGCGCCTGCACCGCCGCCTGTGGCCGCTCTTCAAGGTGCTGTTCATAACCACCAACCCGGTACCGGTGAAGGCCGCGTTGCGGCTGGCCGGCCTCGACTGCGGGCGGGTCAGGCTGCCCCTGGTGGATGCAACGCCCAAGGAGGAGGAGCAGATTCAGGTTGTGCTGCGCGCGTTGGGCCTGATGCCGGCCCAAGCGTGA
- a CDS encoding undecaprenyl-diphosphate phosphatase codes for MAALQGAVHNHQPGTGEGRVAAGRPRLRAGQAAPGGCNAQGGGADSGCAARVGPDAGPSVSPAGVPVLDLVVLGIVQGLTEFLPISSTAHLLFAEHYLGMSRPGLVLEAALHIGTTLAACVLFWPDVLRIVRSIPGLLRGAAEPRVHPPDPAARMAVAIVISTAVTAALGLALAGPLERMFESVRATAVQLLITGLILLWSRERGTRSAGEVTARDGVVLGLAQALAIVPGISRSGVTIVAGLALGLQRTESARMSFLMSIPAIAGASAFALKDAGMATRMGYAPPELLAGAVVAGISGGLAILWLVDLIRRHRLIAFSAYCWLVGLLVLLTAR; via the coding sequence GTGGCCGCTCTTCAAGGTGCTGTTCATAACCACCAACCCGGTACCGGTGAAGGCCGCGTTGCGGCTGGCCGGCCTCGACTGCGGGCGGGTCAGGCTGCCCCTGGTGGATGCAACGCCCAAGGAGGAGGAGCAGATTCAGGTTGTGCTGCGCGCGTTGGGCCTGATGCCGGCCCAAGCGTGAGCCCTGCCGGTGTGCCCGTGCTCGACCTTGTGGTTCTTGGAATCGTCCAGGGGCTGACCGAGTTCCTCCCCATCAGCAGCACCGCCCACCTGCTTTTCGCCGAGCACTACCTGGGCATGTCCAGGCCAGGGCTCGTGCTGGAGGCCGCGCTGCACATCGGCACCACCCTTGCTGCCTGCGTGCTGTTCTGGCCGGACGTCCTCCGGATCGTCCGCAGCATTCCAGGGCTCCTGCGGGGGGCCGCAGAGCCGCGCGTACACCCTCCGGATCCCGCGGCCCGGATGGCAGTTGCGATCGTGATCTCCACCGCGGTAACAGCCGCCTTGGGTCTCGCGCTTGCCGGTCCGCTGGAGCGTATGTTCGAATCGGTCCGCGCTACCGCGGTACAACTCCTGATAACCGGCCTGATCCTGCTCTGGAGCCGCGAACGCGGCACGAGATCTGCCGGTGAGGTCACGGCAAGGGATGGCGTGGTCCTTGGCCTGGCACAGGCCCTGGCGATAGTGCCGGGGATTTCGCGATCAGGGGTCACGATAGTTGCCGGCCTGGCGCTCGGCCTGCAGCGCACCGAGAGCGCCCGGATGTCTTTTCTCATGTCCATCCCGGCAATCGCAGGAGCCAGCGCCTTTGCGTTGAAGGACGCCGGGATGGCCACACGCATGGGGTATGCGCCGCCAGAACTGCTGGCGGGCGCGGTCGTAGCCGGCATCTCGGGCGGGCTGGCCATCCTGTGGCTGGTTGATCTCATCAGACGCCACCGGCTGATCGCGTTCAGCGCCTACTGCTGGCTGGTCGGCCTGCTGGTTCTGCTGACGGCGAGGTAG